One genomic segment of Amycolatopsis sp. Hca4 includes these proteins:
- a CDS encoding NAD(P)H-binding protein, whose product MRVLVAGASGFVGSRLCPALEEAGHEVLAMTRHPAKYRGAGKAVRGDVADVGSLRDALKGAEAAYYLVHSLDSADFKRRDADAARAFARAAEGAGLRRIVYLGGLGDDDDSLSDHLASRREVERLLGETGVPVTVLRAGIVVGHGGTSWELTRQLVEHLPAMVTPRWVNTRTQPIAIADVVRYLAGVLDHPEAAGRTFDIGGPEVLAYRDMLQRVAAIEGRPLVILPVPLLSPRLSSYWLSLVTDIDVPTGRALIDSMTNEVVVRDDSIRRIVEFEPMGYDEAVLQALGERAKSRR is encoded by the coding sequence ATGCGAGTGCTGGTGGCCGGGGCGTCGGGGTTCGTCGGCAGCAGGCTGTGCCCGGCGTTGGAAGAGGCCGGGCACGAGGTGCTCGCGATGACCCGCCACCCCGCGAAGTACCGCGGCGCCGGGAAAGCCGTCCGCGGCGACGTCGCCGACGTCGGCTCGCTGCGGGACGCGCTCAAGGGGGCCGAGGCCGCGTACTACCTCGTGCATTCACTCGACAGTGCGGACTTCAAGCGCCGCGACGCCGACGCCGCGCGCGCGTTCGCCAGGGCCGCGGAGGGCGCGGGCCTGCGCCGGATCGTCTACCTCGGCGGCCTCGGGGACGACGACGACTCGCTGTCGGACCACCTGGCCAGCCGCCGCGAGGTCGAGCGGCTGCTGGGGGAGACCGGCGTGCCGGTGACGGTGCTGCGCGCCGGGATCGTGGTCGGCCACGGCGGCACGTCGTGGGAACTGACCCGGCAGCTGGTCGAGCACCTGCCGGCGATGGTGACCCCGCGCTGGGTCAACACCCGCACGCAGCCGATCGCGATCGCCGACGTCGTCCGCTACCTGGCCGGCGTCCTCGACCACCCGGAGGCCGCCGGGCGGACGTTCGACATCGGCGGCCCCGAGGTGCTGGCCTACCGCGACATGCTGCAGCGGGTGGCCGCGATCGAGGGCCGCCCGCTGGTGATCCTGCCGGTGCCGCTGCTGTCCCCGCGGCTGTCGTCGTACTGGCTGTCGCTGGTCACGGACATCGACGTGCCGACCGGCCGGGCGCTGATCGACTCGATGACCAACGAGGTCGTCGTCCGCGACGACTCGATCCGCCGGATCGTCGAGTTC
- a CDS encoding DMT family transporter, with the protein MLTTVPTLRPTRRLDPRLLAALGSFCISLSSVFIKVSHVSGSTSAFWRCLLALPVLLLLARRERRKGGRRRVLFPLLAGAGLGLDFVLWGEAIPRVGAGIATVLLAVQVVIVPLLAFAFLAERPSKRFLAAVPVLLGGIVLAGGFAGTGSFGPDPVTGAVAALLAGAGYAGYLFLIRLSGGTGTQAHSLVLATVSAGAVAVVLGVPTGTLDLTPGLPAFGWLVALAVVGQLAGWLLISAALPRMPATTGATLMLLQPVGAVLLGIGLLGERPGWAQLAGCAGVVAAVCFAGGGRSAREGRPG; encoded by the coding sequence GTGCTCACGACCGTGCCCACCCTGAGGCCCACCCGCCGCCTCGACCCGCGGCTGCTCGCCGCGCTCGGCAGCTTCTGCATCTCGTTGTCGTCGGTCTTCATCAAGGTCTCGCACGTCAGCGGCAGCACCAGCGCGTTCTGGCGCTGCCTGCTCGCGCTGCCGGTGCTGCTCCTGCTGGCCCGGCGCGAACGGCGGAAGGGCGGCCGGCGCCGCGTGCTCTTCCCGCTGCTGGCCGGGGCCGGGCTCGGCCTGGACTTCGTGCTGTGGGGCGAAGCGATCCCGCGGGTCGGCGCCGGCATCGCGACCGTGCTCCTCGCCGTGCAGGTGGTGATCGTGCCGCTGCTGGCGTTCGCGTTCCTGGCCGAGCGGCCGTCCAAGCGGTTCCTCGCCGCGGTGCCCGTGCTGCTCGGCGGGATCGTGCTGGCCGGCGGGTTCGCCGGCACCGGCTCGTTCGGCCCGGACCCGGTCACCGGCGCGGTCGCGGCGCTGCTGGCCGGCGCCGGGTACGCCGGCTACCTCTTCCTGATCCGGCTCAGCGGCGGCACCGGCACCCAGGCCCATTCGCTCGTGCTGGCGACCGTCTCCGCCGGCGCGGTCGCCGTCGTGCTCGGCGTCCCGACCGGCACGCTCGACCTGACGCCCGGCCTGCCCGCGTTCGGCTGGCTGGTCGCGCTCGCCGTCGTCGGCCAGCTGGCGGGCTGGCTGCTGATCTCCGCCGCGCTGCCCCGGATGCCGGCCACCACGGGCGCGACGCTGATGCTGCTGCAGCCGGTCGGGGCGGTGCTGCTCGGCATCGGGCTGCTCGGGGAGAGGCCCGGGTGGGCGCAGCTGGCCGGCTGCGCGGGAGTCGTCGCCGCGGTCTGTTTCGCCGGTGGTGGACGTTCTGCGCGCGAAGGCCGTCCCGGCTAA
- a CDS encoding LysR family transcriptional regulator, producing the protein MFGLERMRALHAVATHGSVAAAADSLHVTPSGVSQQLAKLEREAGQPLLEPRGRGVRLTKAGLVLAGHAERILAQVAEAKADLESLREDVIGPLRIGAIPTTVHALLPPALATLAAQHPRLAVTLHEGEAEQTMPRVLAGDLDVAVLESWNDRPTVLPPSTTSIALFSDVADLALPAGHRLAHRKAVDLSEVDDLPWIGWSAGSGCYEWLVQVLRKQRLEPRISYAVGGYPTQLALVAGGVGAALVPRLARDRLPEGVRILTTRPALTRTIHAICRAGEEDRGAVRACFDALRAASARFEGRITG; encoded by the coding sequence GTGTTCGGACTCGAGCGGATGCGGGCGCTGCACGCGGTCGCCACCCACGGTTCGGTCGCCGCGGCGGCCGATTCCCTGCACGTGACACCGTCGGGGGTGTCGCAGCAGCTGGCGAAGCTGGAACGGGAAGCAGGCCAGCCGCTGCTGGAGCCCCGCGGCCGCGGGGTCCGGCTGACGAAGGCGGGGCTGGTGCTGGCCGGGCACGCGGAACGGATCCTCGCCCAGGTCGCCGAGGCGAAGGCCGACCTGGAGTCGCTGCGCGAAGACGTCATCGGGCCGCTGCGGATCGGCGCGATCCCGACGACGGTGCACGCGCTGCTGCCGCCCGCGCTGGCCACCCTCGCCGCGCAGCACCCGCGGCTGGCGGTGACGCTGCACGAGGGCGAGGCCGAGCAGACGATGCCCCGCGTGCTGGCCGGCGACCTCGACGTCGCCGTGCTGGAGAGCTGGAACGACCGCCCGACGGTGCTCCCGCCGTCGACGACGAGCATCGCGCTGTTCTCCGACGTCGCCGACCTCGCCCTGCCCGCCGGGCACCGGCTGGCCCACCGCAAGGCGGTCGACCTGTCCGAAGTGGACGATCTGCCGTGGATCGGCTGGAGCGCCGGGTCCGGGTGCTACGAGTGGCTGGTCCAGGTGCTGCGCAAGCAGCGGCTGGAGCCGCGGATCAGCTACGCGGTGGGCGGCTACCCGACCCAGCTGGCCCTGGTGGCGGGCGGCGTCGGCGCGGCGCTGGTCCCCCGCCTGGCCCGCGACCGGCTCCCGGAGGGCGTCCGGATCCTGACCACGCGGCCGGCGCTGACCCGCACGATCCACGCGATCTGCCGGGCGGGCGAGGAGGACCGCGGCGCGGTGCGGGCGTGCTTCGACGCGCTGCGGGCGGCTTCGGCGCGGTTCGAAGGCCGGATCACCGGCTGA
- a CDS encoding LysR substrate-binding domain-containing protein: MLDAHRLAVLAEVAHAGSIAAAARRLSFTPSAVSQQLAKLEHDVGARLLDRHARGVTLTPAGEALLVHAEAIVGELRTAERTVRGLLEEELTVGTFASAGMTLVPAALAEFRREHPGVALRLLDLEPPDGYGLVSSRELDLLITHRYPGAPLPDPRGLQRSLLRTERFRLILPPGHPKARVRRLTLHALAAEDWISGSPGVPNRACLEQLADAAGVRLRVAYETRDYQVIVALVEAGLGIAFVPESVLERVGTARVEVRDAADARPARDVFLVHHRRPGRLVTEMVARLSR; encoded by the coding sequence GTGCTCGACGCCCACCGCCTGGCCGTGCTGGCGGAGGTGGCGCACGCCGGCTCGATCGCCGCGGCCGCGCGCCGGCTTTCCTTCACCCCGTCCGCCGTTTCGCAGCAGCTGGCCAAGCTGGAGCACGACGTCGGCGCCCGGCTGCTCGACCGCCACGCCCGCGGCGTCACGCTCACGCCGGCCGGGGAGGCGCTGCTCGTCCACGCCGAGGCGATCGTCGGGGAGCTGCGCACGGCCGAGCGGACGGTCCGCGGTCTGCTCGAGGAGGAGCTCACCGTCGGCACGTTCGCGAGCGCGGGCATGACACTGGTGCCTGCCGCGCTCGCGGAGTTCCGCCGCGAACACCCCGGCGTGGCGCTGCGGCTGCTGGACCTCGAGCCGCCCGACGGGTACGGCCTGGTCAGCTCCCGCGAGCTCGACCTGCTGATCACCCACCGCTACCCGGGCGCGCCGCTGCCCGACCCGCGCGGCCTGCAGCGGTCGCTGCTGCGCACGGAGCGGTTCCGGCTGATCCTGCCGCCGGGACACCCGAAAGCGCGGGTCCGCCGGCTCACGCTGCACGCACTGGCCGCCGAGGACTGGATTTCCGGCAGCCCCGGCGTGCCCAACCGGGCGTGCCTGGAGCAGCTCGCCGATGCGGCAGGTGTCCGGCTGCGGGTGGCCTACGAGACGCGGGACTACCAGGTGATCGTGGCGCTGGTGGAGGCCGGGCTGGGCATCGCGTTCGTGCCGGAGAGCGTGCTCGAGCGGGTGGGGACGGCCCGCGTCGAGGTGCGCGACGCGGCGGACGCCCGCCCGGCCCGGGACGTCTTCCTGGTCCACCACCGGCGCCCCGGCCGGCTGGTCACCGAGATGGTGGCGCGGCTCAGCCGGTGA
- a CDS encoding threonine/serine dehydratase, protein MISTADVERAAARIEGRVRRTPVLAADEGVWFKLEQVQHTGSFKARGAFNRIIAAGEVAGVVTASGGNAGLAVAYAAREFGLPARVYVPATAPAVKVAKLRQLGAAVELAGEKYADAYDAAVKHAANSGELFCHAYDQPDICAGQGTLGLELLEQTGGLDTILVAVGGGGLLAGVAAAVEGRARVVGVEPRTIPTLHEALAAGAPVSVDVSGIAADSLGASRLGDIAFAVATRTDAGSVLVDDSAIAGARAALWDRYRLAVEPGGAAAFAALLSGAYRPAPGERVAVLLCGANTDPATLTSPPAAPRPERTAPGTRR, encoded by the coding sequence ATGATCAGCACTGCGGATGTCGAACGGGCGGCCGCGCGCATCGAGGGCCGGGTCCGCCGGACGCCGGTGCTCGCCGCGGACGAAGGCGTGTGGTTCAAGCTGGAGCAGGTGCAGCACACCGGGTCGTTCAAGGCCCGCGGGGCGTTCAACCGGATCATCGCCGCGGGCGAGGTCGCCGGGGTCGTGACCGCTTCCGGCGGCAACGCCGGACTGGCCGTCGCCTACGCCGCCCGGGAATTCGGGCTCCCGGCGCGGGTCTACGTCCCGGCAACCGCGCCCGCGGTGAAGGTCGCGAAGCTGCGGCAGCTCGGCGCGGCGGTGGAGCTGGCCGGCGAGAAGTACGCCGACGCCTACGACGCGGCCGTGAAGCACGCGGCGAACTCCGGCGAGCTCTTCTGCCACGCCTACGACCAGCCCGACATCTGCGCCGGGCAGGGCACCCTCGGCCTGGAGCTGCTCGAGCAGACCGGCGGCCTGGACACGATCCTCGTCGCGGTCGGCGGCGGCGGGCTGCTGGCCGGGGTCGCCGCCGCGGTCGAGGGCCGGGCACGCGTCGTCGGCGTCGAACCGCGCACGATCCCGACGTTGCACGAGGCGCTGGCCGCGGGCGCGCCGGTCTCCGTCGACGTCTCCGGGATCGCCGCCGACTCGCTGGGCGCGTCCCGGCTCGGCGACATCGCCTTCGCCGTCGCCACCCGCACGGACGCGGGCTCGGTGCTGGTGGACGACAGCGCGATCGCCGGGGCGCGGGCGGCGCTGTGGGACCGCTACCGCCTCGCCGTCGAACCCGGCGGAGCGGCCGCGTTCGCCGCCCTGCTCTCCGGCGCCTACCGGCCCGCGCCGGGCGAGCGGGTCGCCGTCCTGCTCTGCGGCGCCAACACCGACCCGGCGACGCTCACTTCCCCGCCAGCCGCTCCACGACCGGAGCGAACTGCTCCAGGAACGCGCCGTTGA
- a CDS encoding LLM class flavin-dependent oxidoreductase has translation MPQKAFRFGVVATATEGGAQWLATARRAEELGYSTLLCPDNLNMPTPTAALAAAAAATTELRVGSFVLASPLRTARAAAWEAHSLTVVTEGRFELGLGTGRPEMRQQAEELGLPYGSGQERLDSISETIDHVRRLDGDAHTPVMIAAGGPKVRRLAGLKADIVTMAGGVLTTREEMTGYVEEVRAAAGDRDIEFAMNIWVVGDEVPPWIRGFIGVDAQTLIEHDSLGLLRGDSADDMAAELERRREEQGVNYFSVNGAFLEQFAPVVERLAGK, from the coding sequence ATGCCGCAGAAGGCGTTCCGGTTCGGCGTGGTCGCGACCGCGACCGAGGGCGGCGCGCAGTGGCTCGCCACCGCTCGCCGCGCCGAAGAGCTCGGCTATTCGACGCTGCTGTGCCCGGACAACCTGAACATGCCGACGCCGACCGCGGCCCTCGCCGCGGCCGCCGCGGCGACGACCGAGCTGCGTGTCGGCTCGTTCGTGCTGGCCAGCCCGCTGCGCACCGCCCGGGCGGCGGCCTGGGAGGCGCACAGCCTGACCGTCGTCACGGAGGGCCGGTTCGAGCTCGGCCTCGGCACCGGGCGGCCGGAAATGCGGCAGCAGGCCGAAGAACTCGGGCTGCCCTACGGCTCGGGGCAGGAGCGGCTCGACTCGATTTCCGAAACGATCGACCACGTCCGCCGTCTCGACGGCGACGCGCACACGCCGGTGATGATCGCCGCCGGCGGCCCGAAGGTGCGCCGCCTCGCCGGGCTGAAGGCCGACATCGTCACGATGGCCGGTGGGGTGCTGACCACCCGGGAGGAAATGACCGGCTACGTCGAAGAAGTCCGTGCGGCGGCCGGTGACCGCGACATCGAGTTCGCGATGAACATCTGGGTCGTCGGCGACGAGGTGCCGCCGTGGATCCGCGGCTTCATCGGGGTCGACGCCCAGACGCTGATCGAGCACGACTCCCTCGGCCTGCTCCGCGGCGACAGCGCCGACGACATGGCGGCCGAGCTCGAACGCCGCCGCGAGGAACAGGGCGTGAACTACTTCAGCGTCAACGGCGCGTTCCTGGAGCAGTTCGCTCCGGTCGTGGAGCGGCTGGCGGGGAAGTGA
- a CDS encoding peptidoglycan-binding protein, with amino-acid sequence MFTKAAVLTALTAATFAVAAPAQAETGATTALPTANMEAVLKAAQIDPRRADDTQTPGAHDSVLLVEQALQAKGLLDSQYVDGYFGTTTITAYSQYQKSLGYTGIDASGLPGKTSLEKLGEGRYTVTNPVSAGSQVTYHGKTLNTRTKAMLVAAEGKAGFQVALTQGSYNPGGVDASAGTHDGGGAMDISVSGMSSANRTTLLKALRNVGFAAWYRTPAQGFDYHIHAMAISDPDLSSGAQHQTGDYYLGMNGLAGRGADDGPQVTKVTWEEYQRG; translated from the coding sequence ATGTTCACGAAGGCCGCCGTGCTCACGGCGCTCACCGCCGCGACTTTCGCCGTGGCCGCACCGGCTCAGGCGGAAACCGGGGCCACGACGGCGCTGCCCACGGCGAACATGGAGGCCGTGCTGAAGGCGGCCCAGATCGACCCGCGCCGCGCCGACGACACCCAGACCCCGGGCGCGCACGACAGCGTCCTGCTCGTCGAGCAGGCGCTGCAGGCCAAGGGGCTGCTCGACAGCCAGTACGTCGACGGCTACTTCGGCACGACGACGATCACGGCCTACTCGCAGTACCAGAAGTCGCTGGGCTACACCGGGATCGACGCGTCCGGCCTGCCGGGCAAGACGTCGCTGGAGAAGCTGGGCGAGGGCCGGTACACGGTCACCAACCCGGTCTCCGCCGGCAGCCAGGTGACCTACCACGGCAAGACCCTCAACACCCGCACCAAGGCGATGCTCGTTGCGGCGGAAGGAAAGGCCGGCTTCCAGGTCGCCCTGACGCAGGGCTCCTACAACCCAGGCGGGGTCGACGCCTCGGCCGGCACGCACGACGGCGGCGGCGCGATGGACATCTCGGTGTCCGGGATGTCGTCGGCCAACCGCACCACCCTGCTGAAGGCGCTGCGCAACGTCGGCTTCGCGGCCTGGTACCGCACGCCGGCGCAGGGCTTCGACTACCACATCCACGCGATGGCCATCTCCGACCCGGACCTGTCGTCGGGTGCCCAGCACCAGACCGGCGACTACTACCTGGGCATGAACGGCCTGGCCGGCCGCGGCGCCGACGACGGCCCCCAGGTCACGAAGGTCACCTGGGAGGAGTACCAGCGCGGCTGA
- a CDS encoding NlpC/P60 family protein, whose product MRSHPVKRVVSGALAAASVITVVTMAQPATAAPVPVLQAPPAGSDALAKYRELAAQAEKLNEDLLRAQDDLTAKQGQLDKANADVTAAKNAGAQAIRAKQQYQSEVDKFAGASFTSGVQMNKLSALLAGTSTQDFLDRSAALEVIATDKNAALDNLNGAAAKATAAEKAAADAAKRAQDARDAAAKLASDIEAKKKDLQGQIDQIEAQSRNLSSADRAAQKDTGGAAPNVKAPTAAAQTAVNAALSKLGSAYVWGATGPSTFDCSGLMQWAYKQAGINLPRTSSAQAGFGTPVSRDQLQPGDLVAYYSPVSHIGMYIGDGKMVHAPTSGDVVKISPLMSQYAGATRPTA is encoded by the coding sequence ATGCGTTCGCATCCCGTCAAGCGCGTGGTGTCAGGTGCCCTCGCCGCGGCCTCGGTGATCACCGTCGTCACCATGGCCCAGCCGGCCACCGCCGCCCCCGTCCCCGTCCTCCAGGCGCCGCCCGCCGGCTCGGACGCCCTCGCCAAGTACCGCGAACTCGCGGCGCAGGCGGAAAAGCTCAACGAGGACCTGTTGCGCGCCCAGGACGACCTGACCGCGAAGCAGGGCCAGCTCGACAAGGCCAATGCCGACGTCACGGCGGCCAAGAACGCCGGCGCGCAGGCGATCCGGGCGAAGCAGCAGTACCAGTCCGAAGTGGACAAGTTCGCCGGCGCGTCGTTCACCAGCGGCGTCCAGATGAACAAGCTGTCGGCGCTGCTGGCCGGAACGTCCACTCAGGACTTCCTGGACCGCTCGGCGGCGCTCGAGGTCATCGCGACCGACAAGAACGCCGCACTGGACAACCTCAACGGCGCGGCGGCCAAGGCCACGGCGGCGGAGAAGGCGGCCGCCGACGCGGCGAAGCGGGCCCAGGACGCCCGGGACGCGGCGGCGAAGCTGGCTTCGGACATCGAGGCGAAGAAGAAGGACCTGCAGGGCCAGATCGACCAGATCGAGGCGCAGAGCCGCAACCTCAGCAGCGCCGACCGCGCCGCGCAGAAGGACACCGGCGGGGCGGCCCCGAACGTCAAGGCGCCCACCGCGGCCGCGCAGACCGCGGTCAACGCGGCGCTGAGCAAGCTCGGCAGCGCCTACGTCTGGGGCGCCACCGGGCCGAGCACGTTCGACTGCTCCGGCCTGATGCAGTGGGCGTACAAGCAGGCCGGCATCAACCTGCCCCGGACGTCGTCGGCGCAGGCCGGGTTCGGCACGCCGGTGTCGCGCGACCAGCTGCAGCCCGGCGACCTGGTGGCCTACTACTCGCCGGTGTCCCACATCGGCATGTACATCGGCGACGGCAAGATGGTGCACGCGCCGACGAGCGGCGACGTCGTCAAGATCTCGCCGCTGATGAGCCAGTACGCGGGGGCCACGCGCCCCACGGCCTGA
- a CDS encoding DUF3072 domain-containing protein, with amino-acid sequence MTDQVEPNPEKDPSDWTTGDEPMTGPQKSYLQTLAQEAGEEVPEKLTKAEASERIDALQKATGRGT; translated from the coding sequence ATGACCGACCAGGTGGAGCCGAACCCGGAGAAGGACCCGAGCGACTGGACCACCGGCGACGAGCCGATGACCGGGCCGCAGAAGTCGTACCTGCAGACGCTGGCGCAGGAAGCCGGGGAAGAGGTGCCGGAGAAGCTGACGAAGGCGGAGGCGTCGGAGCGGATCGACGCCCTGCAGAAGGCGACCGGCCGCGGCACGTGA
- a CDS encoding PrsW family glutamic-type intramembrane protease translates to MAHPSARPAAGARSRRVWLRMFLTGALLWVLAVVVTFVTGNPNLVPTVVLLGSFLVPVTFVTWAFGRRRSGEVTSELLFSTFVAGGVLGVLAASLLESYLLHPSAFLFAGVGLIEEAVKLAVLAVLTRHLRVKFAADGIVLGATVGFGFAAFESAGYAFTALFTERGLSLMDLVQTELLRGVLAPSATGSGPRSSAACSSPPVTTATSP, encoded by the coding sequence ATGGCCCATCCGTCCGCCCGCCCTGCGGCCGGGGCCCGGTCACGCCGGGTCTGGCTGCGGATGTTCCTCACCGGTGCCCTTCTCTGGGTGCTTGCCGTTGTCGTCACCTTCGTCACCGGCAACCCGAACCTCGTTCCCACCGTCGTGCTGCTCGGGAGCTTCCTCGTTCCCGTCACCTTCGTCACCTGGGCCTTCGGGCGGCGGCGGAGTGGTGAGGTCACCTCCGAACTGCTCTTCAGCACCTTCGTCGCCGGTGGGGTGCTCGGCGTGCTCGCCGCCTCACTGCTCGAGTCCTACCTGCTCCATCCCTCCGCTTTCCTGTTCGCCGGGGTCGGCCTCATCGAAGAAGCCGTCAAGCTCGCCGTGCTGGCCGTGCTCACCCGGCACCTGCGGGTCAAGTTCGCCGCCGACGGGATCGTGCTGGGCGCGACCGTCGGGTTCGGGTTCGCCGCCTTCGAATCCGCCGGGTACGCCTTCACCGCTCTGTTCACCGAACGCGGGCTCTCGCTCATGGACCTCGTCCAGACCGAACTGCTCCGCGGCGTGCTCGCCCCGTCGGCCACGGGCTCTGGACCGCGATCCTCGGCGGCGTGCTCTTCTCCGCCAGTGACCACCGCCACTTCGCCCTGA
- the rho gene encoding transcription termination factor Rho, which yields MSFHGILDLSGKTPFARPGYRPAPDDVAVPLSLVRKHNLRPGDEISGEGEKLVSVNGHDPDEPRPRFADLVPVHPDRRLLLETTPTRLLPRVIDLVTPLGRGQRALVVSPPKAGKTTVLQEIGHGLSVNHPDCRLLVLLADERPEEVTELSRTVRGEVIASTFDRPPAEHVAVAELAVERAKRLVEHGEDVVLLLDSLTRLGRAYNLSARPSGRTLSGGVDAAALQPMKRILGAARNIEGGGSLTIIASALVETGSLADTVFFEELKSTGNAELKLDRKTAERRVFPAVDVAASGTRREELLVTPGELAAMREVRRALPGPHAIEQLLEQLRKTGSNAEFLLRVTGAALPAAA from the coding sequence ATGTCCTTTCACGGAATCCTCGACCTGTCCGGCAAGACCCCGTTCGCCCGGCCCGGCTACCGGCCCGCGCCGGACGACGTCGCCGTCCCGCTTTCCCTGGTGCGCAAGCACAATCTGCGGCCCGGCGACGAAATCAGCGGCGAAGGCGAAAAGCTCGTCAGCGTCAACGGCCACGACCCGGACGAGCCGCGCCCCCGGTTCGCCGACCTCGTGCCGGTGCACCCGGACCGGCGGCTGCTGCTCGAAACCACGCCGACGCGGCTGCTGCCGCGCGTCATCGACCTCGTCACCCCGCTCGGCCGGGGGCAGCGCGCGCTGGTCGTTTCGCCGCCGAAAGCCGGGAAAACCACGGTGCTGCAGGAAATCGGCCACGGGCTGTCGGTCAACCACCCCGACTGCCGGCTGCTGGTCCTGCTCGCCGACGAGCGTCCGGAGGAGGTCACCGAGCTGAGCCGGACCGTGCGCGGCGAGGTGATCGCGTCCACTTTCGACCGGCCGCCCGCCGAACACGTTGCGGTGGCGGAACTCGCGGTCGAGCGCGCGAAACGTCTGGTGGAGCACGGCGAGGACGTCGTGCTGCTGCTCGATTCGCTCACCCGGCTCGGCCGCGCGTACAACCTTTCGGCCCGCCCGTCCGGCCGCACCCTGTCCGGCGGCGTCGACGCGGCCGCGTTGCAGCCGATGAAGCGGATCCTCGGCGCGGCACGGAACATCGAGGGCGGCGGTTCGCTCACCATCATCGCGTCGGCGCTGGTGGAGACCGGTTCCCTGGCCGACACGGTGTTCTTCGAGGAGCTGAAGAGCACCGGCAACGCTGAACTCAAGCTCGACCGCAAGACGGCCGAGCGGCGCGTCTTCCCGGCGGTCGACGTGGCGGCTTCCGGTACCCGGCGCGAAGAACTGCTGGTCACCCCGGGTGAACTGGCGGCCATGCGCGAGGTCCGGCGGGCACTGCCGGGGCCGCACGCGATCGAGCAGCTGCTGGAACAGCTGCGCAAGACCGGCTCCAACGCCGAGTTCCTCCTCCGCGTGACCGGCGCGGCCCTGCCGGCGGCGGCCTGA
- a CDS encoding ATP-binding protein — MVASTFEELAPALPNEMAGLRRKLLQWLGEFPLDPESKHDMTLATYEALANVAAHAYPDGHGWARLQARREGDTITITVTDTGCGIPATRPKKAGLRTSGGRGLLLIDQVTDQSDIASGEKGTTVRMTWRPPSLRDAS; from the coding sequence GTGGTCGCCTCGACGTTCGAAGAGCTGGCGCCGGCACTGCCGAACGAGATGGCCGGCCTGCGCCGCAAGCTGCTCCAGTGGCTGGGCGAATTCCCGCTCGACCCGGAGAGCAAGCACGACATGACGTTGGCAACGTACGAAGCACTGGCCAACGTGGCGGCCCACGCCTACCCGGACGGCCACGGCTGGGCCCGCTTGCAGGCCCGCCGAGAGGGCGACACGATCACGATAACGGTAACGGACACCGGCTGCGGCATCCCGGCAACCCGCCCGAAGAAAGCAGGCTTGCGCACCTCGGGCGGCCGCGGCTTGCTGCTGATCGACCAGGTGACGGACCAGTCCGACATAGCCTCGGGTGAAAAGGGAACAACGGTCCGCATGACCTGGCGCCCGCCTTCCCTCCGCGACGCAAGCTGA